A window of the Macaca nemestrina isolate mMacNem1 chromosome X, mMacNem.hap1, whole genome shotgun sequence genome harbors these coding sequences:
- the LOC105499043 gene encoding E3 ubiquitin-protein ligase SIAH1-like: protein MSEQTASLDTSSPPSKAPAQSDTTRSSIDLASFFQCPVCLDYALPPILQCPRGHLVCSSCHSKLISCPICRGPLGFIRNLAMEKVADFVLFPCRYACLGCEITLPHTEKADHEEVCKFRLYPCPCPGTLCKWQGTVDAIMPHLTNMHKCITTIEGEDIIFLATNIHLAGAFDWVMMQSCYGFHFMLVLQKQEDHNGDQQFFATVQLMGTRKEAENFIYRLELKGHRRRLTWEATPLPIHEDIAKTIKNRDCLIFGGNTALHFAENGDLSINATINKC, encoded by the coding sequence ATGAGCGAACAGACTGCTTCATTGGATACCTCGTCGCCACCCAGTAAGGCGCCTGCCCAGTCTGACACGACTAGATCCAGCATTGACTTGGCAAGTTTCTTCCAGTGTCCGGTTTGCTTAGACTACGCGTTACCGCCAATTCTTCAGTGTCCGAGAGGCCATCTTGTTTGTAGCAGCTGTCACTCAAAACTCATATCTTGTCCAATTTGCCGAGGCCCCTTGGGATTCATTCGCAACTTGGCTATGGAGAAAGTGGCTGACTTTGTACTTTTCCCGTGTAGATACGCCTGTTTGGGATGTGAAATAACTCTGccacacacagaaaaagcagATCACGAAGAAGTCTGTAAGTTTAGGCTTTATCCCTGCCCGTGCCCTGGTACTCTCTGTAAATGGCAAGGCACTGTGGATGCTATAATGCCTCATCTGACGAATATGCATAAGTGCATTACAACAATAGAGGGAGAGGATATAATTTTCCTTGCTACCAACATTCATCTTGCTGGCGCTTTCGATTGGGTTATGATGCAGTCCTGTTACGGTTTTCACTTCATGTTAGTTTTGCAGAAACAGGAGGATCACAATGGCGACCAGCAGTTCTTCGCAACTGTACAGCTGATGGGAACACGCAAGGAAgctgaaaattttatttaccgACTTGAGCTAAAGGGTCATCGGCGACGACTGACTTGGGAAGCGACTCCTCTACCTATTCACGAGGACATAGCAAAAACCATTAAGAATAGAGACTGCTTAATCTTTGGTGGCAACACTGCACTGCATTTTGCAGAAAATGGCGATTTAAGCATCAATGCAACGATTAATAAGTGTTGA